Within Thermus sp. CCB_US3_UF1, the genomic segment CCCCTTTTCCCGAATGGAGGCGGCGAGCTCCTCCAGGCTTTCCTGGGAAAAGCGGCGGCGGGGCTGCTGGGGGTTGGTGCGGATGGCCGTCAAGGGGAGGCGGACCACCCCCCCAGGGGTCTTGGGCAACAGGGCCTCCAGCCCCCTCCCTAGACCGCTAGGCTTCTTGGACACGGGCGATCACCTCCTCGGCCAGGCGGCGGTAGGCGTGGGCCCCGGGGGAGGTGGGGGCGTGCTGGGCGATGGTCTTGCCGAAGCTGGGGGCCTCGGCCAGGCGCACGTTACGGGGGACCACCGTCCAGAACACCTTCTCCCCGAAGTGGGTCCGGAGCTGGGCCTCCACCTGCTGGGAAAGCAGGGTGCGGCCATCGTACATGGTGATGAGGATGCCCAGGAGCCGAAGACCGGGGTTCAGGCGGGCCCGCACCTCCTCCAGGGTGGCCAGGAAGCCCGCCACCCCTTCCAGGGCGTAGTACTCCGCCTGGACGGGCACGATCACCCCCTGGGCTGCCGCGAGGGCGTTGAGGGTCAGGGGGGAGAGGCTTGGGGGAACGTCCAGGAGGGTGAAGTGGTAGGCCTCGTCCCGAAGGGCTTCCGCCAGGGCCAGGGGAGCCTCGGCCAGCTCCACCGTGGCCCCCACCAGCTCGGGGGTGGAGGGGAGGAGGTGGAACCCATCCGCCTCCCACACCAGGCTTTCCAAGGCCTCCCCCTGGAGGAGTTGGTACACGCCCCGTTCCGGACGCAGGCCTAGGCCGCTGGTGGCGTTGCCCTGGGGGTCCAGGTCCACCAGGAGGACCCGCCAGCCCATGCGGGCCAGGTAGGCCGCCAGGTTCAGGGCGGTGGTGGTCTTCCCCACCCCTCCCTTTTGGTTGACTAGGGCGATCCGCCGCACCTTGGCCTTAGCATAAGGGATGCTTTTCCGGGATGCCCGGGCGGCGGGGATACCGGGTGGGGGTTGGGGCCTCCTTCCCCAGGACCACCAGGTTCCGCACCTCCCCCAGCAAGGGGAGGCTGTGGGGATGGACCCCTTCCAGCCGCCCCCCGAGGAGGGCCAGGGCCCGGGGCAGGGGGGCAAGCTCCTCCTCCACCCTAGGCCCCTTCTGGGCCACCATCCGCCCGCCCACAGCCAGAAAGGGAAGGCCCAGCTC encodes:
- the soj gene encoding chromosome-partitioning ATPase Soj, with amino-acid sequence MPYAKAKVRRIALVNQKGGVGKTTTALNLAAYLARMGWRVLLVDLDPQGNATSGLGLRPERGVYQLLQGEALESLVWEADGFHLLPSTPELVGATVELAEAPLALAEALRDEAYHFTLLDVPPSLSPLTLNALAAAQGVIVPVQAEYYALEGVAGFLATLEEVRARLNPGLRLLGILITMYDGRTLLSQQVEAQLRTHFGEKVFWTVVPRNVRLAEAPSFGKTIAQHAPTSPGAHAYRRLAEEVIARVQEA